aaaaaattccatactGTCACACCATAGTGCTCTTGCTTGTGAAGTATGACAGCTATGTATTATGActgtaaaatataaataaatcaataaacaaaaTGGTAGATGCGTACAACCCTTAAACTATCCCAATTTTATGGAAGTTGAAGCCTTGAAGCATGTTTCTTTCTGCTCAAATGTGTACTTCCCATCCTTGGAAGCCAATTAATAGGACATCATAGGTTGCTTGAATCAAAAATCGCATGTGAATCATGACACATGAGGAATTATAAAGCTGAAACTTTGTGAGAGATTAAATGAAGAACCAAAAACCATTTAGAAATTCAAAGACAAACATCTTATTGGTTTTCACTCAAATTGCCTGCAAAAATGGAGAATGGAAACAAGAGGCTAGCTGTTTTGGTTGGTTGCAATTACCCCAACACCCCACATGAGTTAAATGGATGCATAAATGATGTTTTGGCCATGAGAGACGTGCTTGTTAAACGGTTTGGGTTCGATCACAGCCATATTGAGCTCTTGACTGATGCACCTGGTTCATTAATCATGCCCACTGGTGCTAACATTAAGAAGGCACTTGATCAGATGCTTAAGAAGGCTGAACCTGGTGATGTCCTATTCTTTCAGTATAGCGGACATGGAACAAGGATTCCATCAGCCAAACCTGGGCATCCCTTTAGGCAGGATGAAGCAATTGTGCCTTGTGATTTCAATCTAATCACTGGTATGTACCATCATGATCCcttgtctttctttttgtatattatCCACAGTACTAAATTTCCAGGCTTGTTTGCTGATAAAGCTTTTGGCACTTTCAATTAGTACACTTGGACATGATGCAATAAAagattttctcataaaacattACTCAACATTTGTTAGCAATGCTTTTGCAATTCTTTTGAACCTCTTATTATCGCAAGAAAGTTTTCTCATTGTCAATCTGTCATACTAAACTTAATAGAAATTAATGCCACTAAATATGTAGATGTGGACTTCCGGCAATTAGTGAATCTCCTGCCAAAGGGAGCAAGCTTCACAATTCTCTCAGACTCATGCCACAGCGGAGGCCTAATTGACAAAGAGAAAGAGCAAATTGGACCATCTTCTGTCACCAATGACGGCACATTGCAGCAATCATGTAGTCCCAAGACCATTCCCTTTGAATCAATTCTACAACATCTAACATCACAGACAAGCATAAACACATCTGATATTGGCACTCATTTGTTAGAATTATTTGGAGCCGATGCAAGCCATAAGTTTCATTTACATCCACATGAGCTGGACTTGTCTGAATCATTGAAGACAGACGAAGGAGTTCTTCTTAGTGGGTGCCAAGCCAATGAGACTTCTGCAGACATGAACCCAATGATGACCGGAGGAAAGGCATATGGAGCATTCAGTAATGCTGTCCAGATGGTATTGAAGGATCATTTAGGTTCACTCAGCAACAAAGAAGTTGTGCTGCTAGCTAGGAAGTCTTTAGAGGCAGGAGGCTTTGCTCAACACCCTTGCCTCTACTGCAGTGATGGAAATGCTGATGCTCCTTTCTTATGGCAACCGCAGGGCTCAGGTTTATGAGGCATTGAGTGGTTTGTGCATGCTTGGTTTGATATATGGTTACTAACATATTATTTCtattgaaatttaataaaaaggcAATA
This genomic stretch from Castanea sativa cultivar Marrone di Chiusa Pesio chromosome 9, ASM4071231v1 harbors:
- the LOC142610991 gene encoding metacaspase-9-like yields the protein MENGNKRLAVLVGCNYPNTPHELNGCINDVLAMRDVLVKRFGFDHSHIELLTDAPGSLIMPTGANIKKALDQMLKKAEPGDVLFFQYSGHGTRIPSAKPGHPFRQDEAIVPCDFNLITDVDFRQLVNLLPKGASFTILSDSCHSGGLIDKEKEQIGPSSVTNDGTLQQSCSPKTIPFESILQHLTSQTSINTSDIGTHLLELFGADASHKFHLHPHELDLSESLKTDEGVLLSGCQANETSADMNPMMTGGKAYGAFSNAVQMVLKDHLGSLSNKEVVLLARKSLEAGGFAQHPCLYCSDGNADAPFLWQPQGSGL